CAGGGATATTGCTTCGGAAAAGGGTGGAACCATGCGGCTCGGGGCATATCCCTGCATGGTTCAGGATGATACGAGGGCTTTCCGGGCCTATGGGGCAGCGGAAATTTCTGAGCGTCATCGTCATCGTTTTGAATTCAATAATGCCTATCTGGGGCAGCTCGCCGATGCAGGCATGGTGTTTTCAGGGAAATCACCGGATGGTGGTCTTGTTGAAATTGTGGAGGTCAATGATCATCCCTGGTTTGTGGGTTGTCAGTTCCATCCTGAATTCAAATCCAGACCCATGGATGCCCATCCTCTTTTCAGGGATTTTATCGCGGCTTCCCTTGCTAACAAACGTTCTGCCTGATGGTGGGTTGGTAGAAACAAAAAAAGCGATCGTCCCTGATAAAGCAGTAGGGACGATCGCTAGAAATTTTTAGAATGTTGGATTAACCCAGGGGAACTACCTTGTCAGCGGCCGGACCTTTTTGACCGTTAACAATATCAAACTGAACCCGCTGACCTTCTTGAAGCGTTTTGAAACCGCTGGTCTGGATAGCAGAAAAATGTACGAATACGTCCTGACCGGAATCCGTAGCGATGAATCCAAAACCTTTTGTCTCATTAAACCATTTTACAGTGCCTTCTGCCAATTTTTTCTCCTTAACGTCTGTATGTATCTAAAGTGGTGCTCAGAATTGGCAGTTTGTGGATTCGCACACAACCCTTGGATCGTTTGCTGCCCCTTCGTTTTCCGCCAACAGCTATTGCACCTGTTGAATAGTAAAACTCTAAAGAAATGTGTATGGGCTGTCAATGATTATTGTTATTTTTCTTTAAAAAAAATGACGGAGGCTTCTTTTACGGTGTTTTTTCTGTCTGTGCGGTGCGCAGGTTTTCAATGGGAATCCCCATATGCTGCTGATCGGAAAGGGGGATATCCATGGCTTTGTAAAGGCCCTGCTTGATTTGATCCATGGCGTTCGGCAGATCAATCGTGGTGGAATGATC
The sequence above is drawn from the Desulfobotulus pelophilus genome and encodes:
- a CDS encoding cold-shock protein encodes the protein MAEGTVKWFNETKGFGFIATDSGQDVFVHFSAIQTSGFKTLQEGQRVQFDIVNGQKGPAADKVVPLG